A genomic stretch from Setaria viridis chromosome 1, Setaria_viridis_v4.0, whole genome shotgun sequence includes:
- the LOC117862926 gene encoding probable esterase PIR7A — translation MEGGAKTTQHHFVLIHGVCHGAWCWYRVATALEAVGHRVTALDMAGCGASPGRGEEVASFEEYSRPLLEVVAVLPEGEKAVLVAHSFGGQSLALAMETYPEKVAVAVFVTATMPAAGKPMTYAFKQLSQGKGPDFFMDCTLGTTGDPQNPDKTFLFGPKYMARRVYQLSPPEDLTLAIAMVRPSRRFLNDETMTGNVLTAERYGAVRRVYVVAEDDEWKPAEMQRLMASWNPGTEVMGLQGADHMPMFSKPRELSELLMEIANK, via the exons ATGGAGGGCGGCGCCAAGACGACGCAGCACCACTTCGTGCTGATCCATGGCGTCTGTCACGGCGCGTGGTGCTGGTACAGGGTGGCCACCGCCCTGGAGGCTGTCGGCCACCGCGTGACGGCGCTAGACATGGCCGGGTGCGGCGCCAGCCctggccgcggcgaggaggtggcgtCCTTCGAGGAGTACAGCCGGCCGCTACTGGAGGTGGTGGCCGTGCTACCGGAGGGCGAGAAGGCGGTTCTCGTCGCCCACAGCTTCGGCGGGCAGAGCCTCGCGCTGGCCATGGAGACGTACCCGGAGAAAGTCGCCGTGGCCGTGTTCGTCACGGCCACCATGCCCGCCGCCGGGAAGCCCATGACATACGCCTTCAAGCAG CTGTCACAAGGGAAAGGGCCAGATTTCTTCATGGATTGCACACTTGGAACCACTGGTGATCCCCAGAATCCGGATAAGACATTTCTCTTCGGACCAAAGTACATGGCGAGAAGAGTGTATCAACTGAGCCCTCCAGAG gaTCTGACCCTGGCAATTGCCATGGTGAGGCCGTCACGACGGTTCCTTAATGACGAGACGATGACGGGGAACGTCCTGACTGCAGAGAGGTATGGCGCAGTGAGGCGTGTGTATGTCGTGGCTGAAGACGACGAGTGGAAACCGGCGGAGATGCAGCGGCTTATGGCCTCATGGAACCCCGGCACCGAAGTGATGGGGTTGCAGGGAGCTGATCATATGCCCATGTTCTCAAAGCCGAGGGAGCTCTCAGAATTACTCATGGAAATTGCCAACAAGTAG